ACCATTAAATTGACGGTCGGTATCGTGTTTACCCTTCCCCTTTTTTTGCTGAGCATGGGGCGGGATTTCGGCCTGACCGGTATCTGGGCGCACGCCGCCTGGGTCAACTGGCTCTTCTGGATTCTTGCCACACCGGTCCAGTTTTATACGGGATGGGATTATTATGTTAACGGATTTAAAAGCCTGCGAAATGCCGGCGCCAATATGGATGTATTGGTGGCAATGGGCTCATCCGCCGCCTATTTTTATTCGATGACCGTTTTGATTTTCCCGGCAATGGGAACCCATGTCTATTTTGAAACATCCGCCGTTATCATCACGCTGATCAAGCTTGGCAAACTTCTGGAGGTCAGAACCAAGGGGAAAACCGGTCAGGCGATTCGCAACCTGATGGATCTCGCGCCCAAAACAGCCCGAAGGCTGGTGGACGGAAAAGAAAAAGAGGTGCCGGTTGAACAAATCCAAAAAGGGGATTTTCTTTTTATTCGACCCGGCGAAAGAATTCCGGTAGATGCCGTCGTATCGGCCGGATCATCCGCGGTGGATGAATCCATGCTGACCGGAGAATCGATGCCGATCGATAAAATGAGGGGAGATTCGGTGGTTGGCGGCACCATGAACCTTAACGGCGCGCTCACCGTGACAGCGACCCGGATCGGCCGGGATACCGTCTTGGCACAAATTATTCAATTGGTCCAGGATGCCCAGGGCAGTAAGGCCCCGATTCAATCCATCGCGGATCGCGTGGCATCGATTTTTGTGCCCGTCATCATTCTGATCGCCTTGGCTACCTTTGGTATTTGGTGGGTCGCCGGCGGCCTTTTGGTTCCCGCCATGATTCGTTTTGTGGCGGTGCTGGTCATCGCGTGTCCCTGTGCCCTCGGGCTTGCCACCCCCACCGCCATCATGGCCGGCACCGGGAAGGCAGCGGAAATGGGCATACTGTTTAAGAACGCTCGGGCGCTTGAGCTTGCGGCCGGCATTGACACCATCGTGCTGGATAAAACAGGAACCCTTACCGTCGGAAAACCCAAGGTCACCGATGTGGTTACCGTTCCGTCATCCGGCATTTCAAAAGAAGCCCTGATCATTCTGTCGGCTTCAGTTGAGAAAGGCTCCGAGCATCCCTTGGGAAAAGCGATTACCGCCGAAGCCGAAGATGCCGGCGATGGGCTTTTACCGGTTACGGACTTTAAGGCCCATGGCGGATTCGGTGTGGAAGGCTGGATAGAAGGAAGTCATATTCGAATCGGCCGGCCCGGCTGGTTTGATGAGACGGCGATTTCTTTAGGTTCTCTTAACGAGCAAATTGATACCCTTCAGCATCAGGGAAAAACCGTCATGGTCGTGGTTCGGGAGAATGCCCTTGCCGGCCTGATCGCGGTTTCGGATGTATTGAAACCCGATTCCCAAGAAGCGGTGAAAGAATACAAGCGATACGGGTTACAGGTTCTCATGCTGACCGGTGACAATATGGCCGCAGCGCAGGCGATCGGAAAGGAAATCGGCGTTGATCAGGTCTTCGCGGAAATAAGGCCGGATCAAAAAGCACTCCAAATAAAAACCTTGCAGAATACAGGCCGAAAAGTCGCGATGGTGGGCGACGGCATTAATGATGCACCCGCCCTTGCACAGGCGGATGTCGGAATTGCCATCGGCACCGGAACGGATATCGCTATGGATACGGCCGATGTTATCCTGTCAAGCGGCAGCTTGATGAATGTAACCAAAGTTATCTCGTTGAGTCACGCAACCATGCGAACCATTCGACAAAATCTTTTCTGGGCTTTTTTTTATAATCTGTTGCTGATTCCCCTGGCTGCCGGTGTGTTGAATCCTTTTGAAGGATTGCCGCTTTTTTTAAGACAGCTTCACCCGATACTGGCCGCACTGGCCATGGCATTCAGCAGTGTTTCCGTTGTCACAAATAGTTTATTGTTATACAAAAAGAAATAATCCCGCCCGGTTCCAATGGGGACGGAAGTTGGTGGCGGTTATTTTTTTATGCCCTCGTTTTTTTAAGAATCTCCTCCGCCAGGCAATGATAATCCTGTGATCCGATACTGGATGGTCGATAAAACACCACCGGTTTGCGCACATCCGCACTTTCTGCGATGGTGACATTATTTCGAATGACGGTGTCAAACATGAGCGCTTGGTAGGGAGGTGTCTCCTTCAGTCTTTCAGCTATTTTCCGGCTGATTCGGGTGCGTTGGTCGTAAAAAGTGGCCACAATACCCGTTATGGATAAGGCCGGGTTTATATCTTCCCGAATGGCGGAAATGGTTTCGAAAAGATCCGCCAAGGCCTCATAGGCGTACGGCTGTGTTTGACAAGGAACCACCACTTCATCGGCATAGGCGAACACGTTGACAGTAAGCAGTGATAAGGTGGGCGGAGTATCCAGCAAAATAAAATCATAAGCACCGTTGAGCTCGGCAAGACCTTCTTTAAGCCGATTTTCACGCCCCTCTTCTTCCACCAGCTCCAGTTCGGCGCCAGCCAGGTCGACATGGGCGGGGATCAGATCAAGACCTTCCCATCCGGTATGAATGACAGCCATGGTGGCAGACGGTTTCCCGTTTTGAAGCAGGTCATAGGTTGTGAGCATTCCTTCTCCAACTGTTACGCCCAGTCCCTGGGTGGCGTTAAATTGCGGATCCATATCCACAATCAACACCTTTTTCCCCGTTCGCGCCAAGGCGGCCCCGAGATTGATCACCGTTACGGTTTTCCCCACGCCGCCTTTTTCGTTTGCCACGGCTATAATTCTGCACTTACGATTCATGCCACCCCTCCTTTGCCCACAGCCGTAACGGCTGGGCCAAGTTGTTCCCGCATCGTAAACAGTCCGGCTTCTATTTCTTCCGTACGAACCGACATTTCAGCCAGAATGCTGGCTGCATGCACCTCGTCCAGTTGCTTATTGCTCACAAGCGACCGCATTTGCAGCAAGCTGTCCATATAGGATTGAAAGCGATTTAGCAGGGTTTCCTTGACCGAACGGGACATCGCGTCCGCCAATTTGATGAGATATTGAAACTTTAAATTTTCCTTATAATCAATGAAATGATAAGAAATCGTTTTTTCGGTCTCGGACCGCATTCGCCGAACGCCATCTGAAAGGGCGCTGAGTTCTTTTTCCTTTTCGCTACGCAGCGGTTTTTTCAAAACCTGTTTCACGAATGTCAACACCGTATAAAAACCGAGACGAAAAATCGCCTCCGTTTTTATTTTGGCCGAATAATGCAAGGTGACCATCGCGGAAGGAAAGGATATGCCGGCGACACGCTTTGTTGTGCCGGCGTCAGGGAGCAAGACAATGGAGGTCATGTTGCTTCCGGGGGGGGAAATGTCCAATTCCGCCATGCTGCGACTGAATTCAGCCATGGCGTCTTGAATCATCACATCATAGGGGTTGGAAACCGAAAACAGTTCCTTTTCAATGTATTTTTCCATTTCGCGGACATAACCGAGAATTTGAGGCGTGATGCTCTCCGCCATAAAGGTGTCGATCGCTTGTCTGAAATCCTGAAAAATCTGATACATTGCAGCGTTGAAGCCCCGTGTGGACAGATCGTCAACATAGCGGTTCACCCCGACATCATAGGATTTAATATAGTGAATCACCGCAGCGATGACACCATCGGATTTCCCGCCGAAAAATTGATCCGCTCGAGATTTTATTTCTTTTTTAATCTGATTGAGCGCCCCATCCAGCGTGTTATTCATCATGGCGCGGATTTGATTCATTCGTGCCTGATATTGTTGAATCCTATCCGCGATTTGAGAGGCGCTCTGTTCATCCTGTGAGATCATTTTTCCGTTGATATTCAGCCAGTGTTTCATACCGGAAACGATACGCTCCAACCTCTCCAGATGATTTCTCCATAAAACGGATTGCCGTTCTTCCGTTATAATGGATCGAAAGGTTGAAATAAAATCGTTACTATTTCTATCGGAATATTCCCTCATCTCCTTTTCAGATTGCCATTGGGAGAGCCGATATTTATCTTTTTCAGGCAGCGTTGTCTCAATTTTCATAAACAGATTGAATAATGCCGATAGCGCAAAAACCTTCGGATTCGGCTTGATTAAAGCAAGTTCCCCTACTGTTTTGTTGACGAGCGCCGATAGATCGTCAAGCGAGCCATGCTCGTTGAAATCGAAGTTGATGACAAACAGAATATTGTCCATAATGCCCATCTTCTTGATCATGGACAGAAAACGAATGTCCGCCCGTCTCACGCCGGTGCGGCTGCTGATTACATAAATAATCAGATGGGTCTGATTTAAATAATCCTGAATCATCGCCAAATGAAGCGGATTCGACGAATCACTGCCTTGACAATCCGCTATTTCAAGCTGTTCATCCATGAAATCCGATTTGATTTCTAACTCAATATCCGTCAAATAGACGGCAAGCGCATCATCGCCCACAAAGGCCCGATGCGTATTAAACGCGTCCGCGTCATAGACCTGTGTCACCGGATCAGCGGAAATAAGCTGATGAATCTGATCGTAGCCTTTTAAATAGGAATTCAGCAATACCGAGTTTGCGTTTCTGCTATCGTGTGTAATCAATTGTTCCGGGCCCAAGGTTTCAAGGGCGCCGCAAAGCGCTTTTCGATCGGCGCTGCGACGAATATCAAACCTGTCATCTTTCTGTGAAAGCATAAAGTTGGGCAATAATACCAGCGCCTCCGCTATATCCTGATTCACCTGGTCCCAAGACTTGAAAAAAAGCGTCGCTTTCAGGGCATTGCCGGGTCTGGTTCTAGTGACAATGGAGGTCACCACCCCCGCACCGCGTTTGAGATAATCTCCGAAAAGCAAGGAGTTGATAAAGGTACTTTTGCCGGATTTGATGGCGCCGACAACCGCCACACGAATCAACTCCTCGGTGAGTTGGCAGGAAATCATTTCACAGACGTTTTTCCATTCGGAAAAAGCATTTACAGTAATGCCCCTGAGCTGCTGCGGCAGAGCAAAAAGTAAAGAAAGTTGCCGAATGGCTTCCAGTAATCCTTTTTTAATCTTTGTGTGATTAGGTGTCATGTCAATTGATTGATTCTGTACCGAGCTTGCCGGTGGATACGGGTTTTTGCTTTATCCAATAAATAGTTCCCTCACTGGATAACATTGACCGGACGGTTTTTATTACATGTTCCCGCGGGAATGTCAAAACCATAATGGGAGAGACATATCTTCGAACATCCATAATTTCAGGGGAATAGATGCGATACACCCGAATCGGAAACACACTGTTATCCCATGAGGTTCGACACTTGCGGGGGAAAGGGGCGTTGTAAATTGCCTCCTCAGAAAAAGATATTACATAATGCCTTGTAAAAGCAAGGGTTTTATGATACCGTAACCGCATACGTTTTTTTATCGAAGCAAGGCCGATTATTTTCTATCTAAATGCGAGGTGACTTTTCGCAAACCGGTGCCTTGAGTGCTTGCATTATTTGCATGAATCTTCGTTTTTCGCCGATAAAAAAATCTGAAGAGGAAAAGAGCGTTATGTCTGAAAAACATCCTGAATGTCCCTTATATAATCCCTCAAACTGCAAAGAGTACTACAATCCAAAGCTCTGCGCCTTTGTTCGAAAGGATAAGATATGCCTTAAAAAGAAAAAGCCGAAAGCAAAAGAAAAGGACGAATTGAACACCCAACTGGAGAAAACAGGATAACGCATCAGTGGCAAAGCGTTTTTTTGTATTCGCCGTCCCCTATGTTTAACATGTGATTCTCACTTCTACGCATGCCCCGGCTTATTGGAAAGCAAATTCGGATCAACCCCCATTTTGTTCATCGCGGTTTCCCACCGCTTTTCCGCTGGAATCTCAAATACAAGCTGCGGCGTGGCAGGACACGTCAACCAGGCATTATGCCTTAGCTCGGCTTCCAATTGGCCTTCGCCCCATCCGGCGCACCCCAATGAAATTTGAAAGGCTCTGGGGCCGGCCTCGCCGGCAATTGCCGTCAATAAATCCATCGTGTTGCTCAGCGCTATGGAAGGCGTGACCATCAGGCATCCTTCCCAAAAAAAAGGCGGGCCATGGACGACAAAGATTTCATCAACATGAACCGGACCCCCGTGATGGATCGGTATTTTCGACATGAGCGGTTCATGCGGAATATTGAGTTCTTCAAAAATATCGCTCGCATACAACCCGATATGGACACGATCGAGAATGACGCCCATGGCACCGGATGCGTTATGTTCGCAAATCAATGTGAGCGATTGCGAGAAATTAAAATCCATCATTCCCGGCATGGCCATCAGCAAATGCCCTTTGAAGCTGCCTTGCCACAGACTCTCCATGATTGCCTCCTTTGGTCTATCTGACCCCCCTGCCGCTCACCCGCATAAGCACGGTTTTCGCGCGGCTCCGGTTTCATCCAGCCTTCGAACCTTTGTGATTTCCGGTGCCTGATGAAGCCGGGCCGGGGTTTCACGGGCCTCGGCTGCAATACACCGCATGGCATCGATAAACTGGTCTATGGTTTCTTTGTTTTCCGTTTCCGTCGGTTCCACCATGATAGCACCCGGCACCACCTGCGGAAAATATATGGTCGGCGGGTGAAACCCGTATTCCATCAGGCGTTTGACGATATCGAGCGTGGTAACCTTATGGGCTGATTGGAGTTTGTCTGAAAAAACGCATTCATGCATACAGGCGCTGTCATACGGCAGATCGTATTCCGATTTAAGGTTTTCTTTAATGTAGTTGGCATTTAACACGGCCAATTGACTTGCTTTTTTAAGATGTTCCGCGCCCATGCTGCGGATATAACTATAGGCGCGAACCAGTATTCCGAAATTACCGTAAAAGGCATGAACCTTCCCAATCGCGCTCGAATTATTTTCACTCAGGCAAAAGGAGCCATCCTCTTGTTTGATCACGCGCGGATTGGGCAGAAAAGGGGCCAATTCGTTGCTAACACAAACCGGTCCGCTGCCCGGCCCGCCGCCGCCGTGAGGCGTGGAAAACGTTTTATGAAGATTGAGATGAAGAATATCGATGCCGATTCTGGCGATATCAACGATTCCCATCACCGCATTCATGTTGGCACCGTCCCCGTAGACCAGCCCGCCTTTTTCATGGACGATTCCGGTGATTTTTTTAATTTCTGTTTCAAAAAAACCCAGCGTGTTGGGGTTTGTGATCATGATGCCGGCCGTATCTTCATCCATAAGCGCCGCCACGGCTTCAGCCGGCAATATGCCGCGATGGTCGGACTTTACCGTTATCGGTTTAAAGCCGCAAAGGGCCGCACTGGCCGGATTGGTGCCGTGAGCTGTGTCCGGAATGATGATCTTATGCCGCACCCGGCCTTTTTTCGCATGATAAGCATGAAAGATAAGCATTCCCGTCAATTCTCCGTGAGCGCCTGCCGCCGGTTGAAGACTCACCGCAGGCATTCCCGTGATGGTGGACAGATATCGCTCCAGATAATAGAGAATATGAAGCGCTCCCTGGGACAAGCTGGCCGGCAATAAGGGGTGTGCGCTGCTAAAACCGGAAAGCGCGGCTTGACGGTCGTTGGTTTTGGGGTTGTATTTCATGGTGCAGGAACCCAACGGGTACATGCTGCTATCCACACTGATATTCCATTGAGACAGCCGGGTAAAATGCCGAACCACTTCGAGTTCACTCAAATCGGGGAAATCCGGTCCTTTTCCGGCGAGCGTCTCATCCAAAACGTGTCTCTCCACATCGCTTGCCGGCAGGGAAAAAGCGCATCTGCCTTTCGCCCCTTGTTCCCAGAGCAGCGGCTCGTTGAATTGCAATCCGATAGTGCCGATGCGCGTTTTCATGATTGCACCTCTCTAACCAATAAATCCATATCCTCGCGACTC
The genomic region above belongs to Desulfobacterales bacterium and contains:
- a CDS encoding heavy metal translocating P-type ATPase translates to MADQKLTLPISGMTCANCAANIERNIHKLPGITAATVNFAVETATVRYISSLTTPEEIVAVIQRAGFGAHIPREGAVAGTDNDEALYKKAEIREQTIKLTVGIVFTLPLFLLSMGRDFGLTGIWAHAAWVNWLFWILATPVQFYTGWDYYVNGFKSLRNAGANMDVLVAMGSSAAYFYSMTVLIFPAMGTHVYFETSAVIITLIKLGKLLEVRTKGKTGQAIRNLMDLAPKTARRLVDGKEKEVPVEQIQKGDFLFIRPGERIPVDAVVSAGSSAVDESMLTGESMPIDKMRGDSVVGGTMNLNGALTVTATRIGRDTVLAQIIQLVQDAQGSKAPIQSIADRVASIFVPVIILIALATFGIWWVAGGLLVPAMIRFVAVLVIACPCALGLATPTAIMAGTGKAAEMGILFKNARALELAAGIDTIVLDKTGTLTVGKPKVTDVVTVPSSGISKEALIILSASVEKGSEHPLGKAITAEAEDAGDGLLPVTDFKAHGGFGVEGWIEGSHIRIGRPGWFDETAISLGSLNEQIDTLQHQGKTVMVVVRENALAGLIAVSDVLKPDSQEAVKEYKRYGLQVLMLTGDNMAAAQAIGKEIGVDQVFAEIRPDQKALQIKTLQNTGRKVAMVGDGINDAPALAQADVGIAIGTGTDIAMDTADVILSSGSLMNVTKVISLSHATMRTIRQNLFWAFFYNLLLIPLAAGVLNPFEGLPLFLRQLHPILAALAMAFSSVSVVTNSLLLYKKK
- a CDS encoding AAA family ATPase, whose translation is MNRKCRIIAVANEKGGVGKTVTVINLGAALARTGKKVLIVDMDPQFNATQGLGVTVGEGMLTTYDLLQNGKPSATMAVIHTGWEGLDLIPAHVDLAGAELELVEEEGRENRLKEGLAELNGAYDFILLDTPPTLSLLTVNVFAYADEVVVPCQTQPYAYEALADLFETISAIREDINPALSITGIVATFYDQRTRISRKIAERLKETPPYQALMFDTVIRNNVTIAESADVRKPVVFYRPSSIGSQDYHCLAEEILKKTRA
- a CDS encoding dynamin family protein, which encodes MTPNHTKIKKGLLEAIRQLSLLFALPQQLRGITVNAFSEWKNVCEMISCQLTEELIRVAVVGAIKSGKSTFINSLLFGDYLKRGAGVVTSIVTRTRPGNALKATLFFKSWDQVNQDIAEALVLLPNFMLSQKDDRFDIRRSADRKALCGALETLGPEQLITHDSRNANSVLLNSYLKGYDQIHQLISADPVTQVYDADAFNTHRAFVGDDALAVYLTDIELEIKSDFMDEQLEIADCQGSDSSNPLHLAMIQDYLNQTHLIIYVISSRTGVRRADIRFLSMIKKMGIMDNILFVINFDFNEHGSLDDLSALVNKTVGELALIKPNPKVFALSALFNLFMKIETTLPEKDKYRLSQWQSEKEMREYSDRNSNDFISTFRSIITEERQSVLWRNHLERLERIVSGMKHWLNINGKMISQDEQSASQIADRIQQYQARMNQIRAMMNNTLDGALNQIKKEIKSRADQFFGGKSDGVIAAVIHYIKSYDVGVNRYVDDLSTRGFNAAMYQIFQDFRQAIDTFMAESITPQILGYVREMEKYIEKELFSVSNPYDVMIQDAMAEFSRSMAELDISPPGSNMTSIVLLPDAGTTKRVAGISFPSAMVTLHYSAKIKTEAIFRLGFYTVLTFVKQVLKKPLRSEKEKELSALSDGVRRMRSETEKTISYHFIDYKENLKFQYLIKLADAMSRSVKETLLNRFQSYMDSLLQMRSLVSNKQLDEVHAASILAEMSVRTEEIEAGLFTMREQLGPAVTAVGKGGVA
- a CDS encoding YqgE/AlgH family protein yields the protein MESLWQGSFKGHLLMAMPGMMDFNFSQSLTLICEHNASGAMGVILDRVHIGLYASDIFEELNIPHEPLMSKIPIHHGGPVHVDEIFVVHGPPFFWEGCLMVTPSIALSNTMDLLTAIAGEAGPRAFQISLGCAGWGEGQLEAELRHNAWLTCPATPQLVFEIPAEKRWETAMNKMGVDPNLLSNKPGHA
- the gcvPB gene encoding aminomethyl-transferring glycine dehydrogenase subunit GcvPB yields the protein MKTRIGTIGLQFNEPLLWEQGAKGRCAFSLPASDVERHVLDETLAGKGPDFPDLSELEVVRHFTRLSQWNISVDSSMYPLGSCTMKYNPKTNDRQAALSGFSSAHPLLPASLSQGALHILYYLERYLSTITGMPAVSLQPAAGAHGELTGMLIFHAYHAKKGRVRHKIIIPDTAHGTNPASAALCGFKPITVKSDHRGILPAEAVAALMDEDTAGIMITNPNTLGFFETEIKKITGIVHEKGGLVYGDGANMNAVMGIVDIARIGIDILHLNLHKTFSTPHGGGGPGSGPVCVSNELAPFLPNPRVIKQEDGSFCLSENNSSAIGKVHAFYGNFGILVRAYSYIRSMGAEHLKKASQLAVLNANYIKENLKSEYDLPYDSACMHECVFSDKLQSAHKVTTLDIVKRLMEYGFHPPTIYFPQVVPGAIMVEPTETENKETIDQFIDAMRCIAAEARETPARLHQAPEITKVRRLDETGAARKPCLCG